A window from Zingiber officinale cultivar Zhangliang chromosome 7A, Zo_v1.1, whole genome shotgun sequence encodes these proteins:
- the LOC122001031 gene encoding carboxyvinyl-carboxyphosphonate phosphorylmutase, chloroplastic-like, translating to MADSPSVVAVKPLSNGAGPRKTRMHRLIEEDGIVLMPGIYDALSAAVLQSLGYKAGFVSGYAVSASRLGLPDIGLLTPPEMADAARAICAAAPNVAFIVDADTGGGNALNVQRTVRDIIATGAAGLFLEDQVWPKKCGHMQGKQVIPAEEHAAKIAAAREAIGDSDFFLIARTDARATAGGLADAIARANLYMEAGADACFVEAPRSDDEMREVCKKTSGFRAANMLEGGYTPLHTPQELKEMGFHLIVHSTTAVYASARALIDVLRALKDEGSSRDHLHKLTTFEEFNGLIGLKTLNEIGARFEKFSVPKN from the exons ATGGCCGACTCTCCTTCGGTAGTCGCCGTGAAGCCTCTCTCCAACGGCGCCGGACCCCGGAAGACGCGGATGCATCGTCTTATTGAGGAGGATGGCATTGTTCTGATGCCGGGGATCTATGACGCGCTCTCGGCGGCCGTCCTCCAGAGCTTGGGATACAAGGCTGGTTTCGTATCTGGTTACGCCGTCTCTGCCTCCCGGCTTGGCCTGCCCGACATCGGCCTCCTCAC gcCTCCGGAGATGGCAGATGCAGCTCGAGCAATTTGTGCGGCAGCCCCTAATGTTGCATTCATCGTTGATGCTG ATACCGGAGGTGGCAATGCTCTTAATGTCCAAAGGACTGTTAGGGATATAATTGCTACAGGCGCAGCTGGTTTATTCCTCGAG GATCAAGTCTGGCCCAAGAAGTGTG GCCATATGCAAGGCAAACAGGTGATACCCGCCGAGGAACATGCTGCCAAAATAGCAGCTGCGAGAGAAGCCATTGGTGATTCTGATTTCTTCCTCATCGCTCGAACTGATGCTCGTGCAACCGCAGGTGGTCTAGCTGATGCAATTGCCCGGGCTAACCTCTACATGGAG GCAGGAGCAGATGCCTGCTTCGTTGAGGCGCCGAGGAGCGATGACGAGATGCGAGAAGTTTGCAAGAAAACCAGTGGCTTCAGAGCTGCCAACATGCTTGAAGGCGGATACACACCGTTGCACACCCCTCAGGAGCTCAAAGAAATGGGCTTCCACCTTATTGTGCATTCCACCACAGCCGTCTACGCTTCTGCTCGCGCACTAATAGACGTCCTCAGAGCGCTGAAGGATGAGGGGTCGAGCAGAGACCATCTCCACAAGCTCACCACCTTTGAGGAGTTCAACGGCTTGATTGGGCTCAAAACTCTCAATGAGATTGGAGCTCGTTTTGAGAAGTTCAGTGTTCCCAAAAACTGA